The Miscanthus floridulus cultivar M001 chromosome 7, ASM1932011v1, whole genome shotgun sequence genome includes a region encoding these proteins:
- the LOC136465984 gene encoding F-box/LRR-repeat MAX2 homolog, producing MGAYLAYLLAGARPLLVHILGFLTDARSRHRAALACHRLLAAERATRAVLSLRGDPRLDAFLYLIRPSFCFPALERLDLSLVSPWGHPFLSSAAPSRLSSSCVGTSARPRLDSGTDLEPLLGDCPALRALDLSEFYCWTEDIEPLPTSRRQEPANRVRDVALVL from the exons ATGGGGGCATATCTTGCGTACCTGCTCGCCGGAGCAAGG CCGCTGCTGGTCCACATCCTGGGCTTCCTCACCGACGCGCGGTCGCGGCACCGCGCCGCGCTGGCGTGCCACCGGCTCCTCGCGGCGGAGCGGGCCACGCGCGCCGTGCTCTCGCTGCGCGGGGACCCACGGTTGGACGCGTTCCTCTACCTCATCAGGCCGTCGTTCTGCTTCCCGGCACTGGAGCGGCTCGACCTCTCGCTGGTGTCGCCGTGGGGCCACCCGTTCCTCTCCTCCGCGGCGCCGTCGCGCC TGTCAAGCTCGTGCGTTGGCACCAGCGCCCGCCCCCGCCTCGACTCCGGCACGGATCTCGAGCCGCTCCTCGGGGACTGCCCCGCGCTCAGGGCGCTCGACCTCTCCGAGTTCTACTGCTGGACAGAGGACATCGAGCCGTTGCCAACTTCCCGCCGCCAAGAACCGGCCAACCGAGTTCGCGACGTCGCCCTGGTGCTGTAG
- the LOC136465983 gene encoding zinc finger BED domain-containing protein DAYSLEEPER-like, whose protein sequence is MATMIMFGDEIGQKLWATVNTYFRALFEEYRELYAPSPSDKMSNRGSANTTVKSELDKYLLEDNEELSKSFDIMKWWKNNATRFPIMSHMARDLLAIPISTVASESAFSSVGRTLDDFRTSLTPTMVERLVCTNDWLRGNNYISVEEDTEALAKLEEEIGALAISKDSTTTATAS, encoded by the exons ATGGCAACTATGAtaatgtttggtgatgaaatagGTCAGAAACTATGGGCAACAGTCAACACTTATTTTCGTGCTTTGTTTGAGGAGTACAGAGAACTGTATGCTCCATCTCCAAGTGACAAG ATGAGCAATAGGGGGAGTGCCAATACCACTGTGAAGTCTGAACTAGACAAGTACCTTTTAGAAGATAATGAGGAGcttagtaaaagttttgatattaTGAAATGGTGGAAGAACAATGCTACTAGATTTCCCATAATGTCTCATATGGCCCGTGATCTTCTAGCAATTCCTATCTCAACAGTAGCCTCTGAGTCAGCCTTTAGTTCAGTTGGAAGGACACTTGATGATTTTAGGACATCACTCACACCAACAATGGTTGAGCGGCTCGTTTGTACAAATGATTGGCTTCGTGGAAACAACTACATCAGTGTTGAAGAGGACACAGAAGCATTGGCCAAGCTTGAGGAAG AAATTGGTGCCCTGGCCATTTCTAAGGATAgcactactactgctactgcatCTTGA
- the LOC136467457 gene encoding probable phospholipid hydroperoxide glutathione peroxidase, which produces MPPRPAPLFSRLRFRLPTCAAVPISTPPSSAAPLRYGRHTRLASPFPLSTPCPRILRAAAAVSSSLDLRSIAGGFALFSMVAASSATSVHDFTVKDASGKDVDLSTYKGKVLLIVNVASQCGLTNSNYTELSQLYEKYKDQGFEILAFPCNQFGGQEPGTNEEIVQFACTRFKAEYPIFDKVDVNGDNTAPIYKFLKSSKGSLFGENIKWNFSKFLVDKEGRVVERYAPTTSPLSIEKDIKKLLGSSSTL; this is translated from the exons ATGCCTCCCCGCCCCGCCCCACTGTTCTCTCGCTTGCGCTTCCGCCTCCCGACGTGCGCCGCTGTCCCCATCTCCACCCCTCCATCCTCCGCGGCGCCCCTGCGCTACGGCCGTCACACTCGCCTCGCTAGCCCCTTCCCTCTGTCCACACCTTGCCCGCGCAtcctccgcgccgccgccgcggtctcGTCGTCGCTGGATCTGCGCTCGATAGCCGGCGGGTTCGCACTGTTCAGCATGGTTGCTGCCTCCTCCGCCACCTCCGTCCACGACTTCACCGTCAAG GATGCTAGCGGGAAAGATGTGGACCTTAGCACCTACAAGGGGAAGGTTCTGCTCATAGTCAATGTTGCATCTCAGTG TGGCTTGACCAATTCCAACTACACAGAGCTGAGCCAGTTGTAtgagaagtacaaggaccagG GTTTTGAGATCCTTGCTTTCCCATGCAACCAGTTCGGTGGGCAGGAGCCTGGCACTAATGAGGAGATTGTCCAGTTTGCTTGCACTCGCTTCAAGGCTGAATATCCAATTTTCGACAAG GTTGATGTCAATGGCGACAATACTGCACCCATCTACAAGTTCCTGAAGTCCAGCAAAGGTAGTCTCTTTGGTGAGAACATAAAATGGAACTTCTCCAAGTTCTTGGTTGACAAAGAGGGGCGTGTTGTGGAGCGGTACGCACCAACAACTTCCCCACTGAGCATCGAG AAGGACATCAAGAAGCTACTAGGGAGTTCTTCAACCTTGTAA